A window of Lysobacter terrestris contains these coding sequences:
- the purH gene encoding bifunctional phosphoribosylaminoimidazolecarboxamide formyltransferase/IMP cyclohydrolase, which produces MTTDRTSGTPVKVSRALLSVSDKTGLIELARALAARNVELLSTGGTAKAIREAGLPVRDVSDVTGFPEMMDGRVKTLHPLVHGGLLGRAGLDDEVMAQHGIGRIDLLVLNLYPFASVSANPNSTFDEIIENIDIGGPAMLRSAAKNFARVAVATDPAQYAGLVEELGANDGALSGKTRFALSVAAFNNVAFYDACISNYLSALQDDGTQALFPAQNNSNFVKVMDLRYGENPHQHGAFYRDLWPVPGTLATFTQLQGKELSYNNLADADAAWECVRQFDQPACVIVKHANPCGVAEGESCADTYEAAYATDPTSAFGGIIAFNRALDAATAKTILDRQFVEVLIAPDYEDAALDYAKKKANVRVLRIPHGDGKNNVDVKRVGSGLLMQTADIREVSPDELKVVTRLAPTEEQLGDLLFAWRVAKFVKSNAIVYAKNRQTVGVGAGQMSRVYSARIAGIKATDAGLVVPGSVMASDAFFPFRDGIDAAAEAGIKAVIQPGGSMRDNEVIAAADEHGIAMVFTGVRHFRH; this is translated from the coding sequence ATGACCACCGACCGCACGTCGGGTACGCCTGTCAAAGTCAGCCGTGCCCTGCTCTCCGTTTCCGACAAGACCGGCCTGATCGAGCTCGCCCGCGCCCTGGCCGCGCGCAACGTCGAGCTGCTCTCCACTGGCGGCACCGCCAAGGCGATCCGCGAGGCCGGCCTGCCGGTCAGGGACGTCAGCGACGTCACCGGCTTCCCGGAAATGATGGACGGCCGGGTCAAGACCCTGCATCCGCTGGTGCATGGCGGCCTGCTCGGCCGCGCCGGCCTCGACGATGAAGTCATGGCGCAGCACGGCATCGGCAGGATCGACCTGCTGGTGCTGAACCTGTATCCGTTCGCGTCGGTGTCGGCGAACCCAAACAGTACCTTCGACGAGATCATCGAGAACATCGACATCGGCGGCCCCGCCATGCTGCGTTCGGCGGCGAAGAATTTCGCCCGCGTCGCCGTCGCCACCGATCCGGCGCAGTACGCCGGCCTCGTCGAAGAATTGGGCGCCAACGACGGCGCGCTGTCGGGCAAGACCCGCTTCGCCCTGTCCGTCGCCGCGTTCAACAACGTCGCCTTCTACGACGCCTGCATCAGCAACTACCTGTCCGCGCTGCAGGACGACGGCACGCAGGCGCTGTTCCCGGCGCAGAACAACAGCAACTTCGTCAAGGTGATGGACCTGCGCTACGGCGAGAACCCGCACCAGCACGGCGCGTTCTACCGCGACCTGTGGCCGGTGCCGGGCACGCTGGCGACCTTCACCCAGCTGCAGGGCAAGGAACTGTCGTACAACAACCTCGCCGACGCCGACGCCGCGTGGGAATGCGTGCGCCAGTTCGACCAGCCGGCCTGCGTGATCGTCAAGCACGCCAACCCCTGCGGCGTGGCCGAAGGCGAGAGCTGCGCGGATACCTATGAAGCCGCCTACGCCACCGATCCGACCTCGGCCTTCGGCGGCATCATCGCCTTCAACCGCGCGCTCGATGCGGCGACGGCCAAGACCATCCTCGACCGCCAGTTCGTCGAAGTGCTGATCGCCCCGGATTACGAGGACGCCGCGCTCGACTACGCGAAGAAGAAGGCCAACGTGCGCGTGCTGCGCATCCCGCACGGCGATGGCAAGAACAACGTCGATGTGAAGCGCGTCGGCTCCGGCCTGCTGATGCAGACCGCCGACATCCGCGAAGTCAGCCCCGACGAGCTCAAGGTCGTCACCAGGCTCGCCCCGACCGAAGAGCAGCTCGGCGACCTGCTGTTCGCCTGGCGCGTGGCCAAGTTCGTGAAGTCCAACGCGATCGTCTACGCCAAGAACAGGCAGACCGTCGGTGTCGGTGCCGGGCAGATGAGCCGCGTGTACTCGGCGCGCATCGCCGGGATCAAGGCGACCGACGCGGGCCTGGTCGTGCCGGGCTCGGTGATGGCGAGCGATGCGTTCTTCCCGTTCCGCGACGGCATCGACGCCGCAGCCGAAGCCGGCATCAAGGCGGTGATCCAGCCGGGCGGTTCGATGCGCGACAACGAGGTCATTGCCGCGGCCGACGAACACGGCATCGCGATGGTGTTCACCGGCGTGCGCCATTTCCGCCACTGA
- a CDS encoding CDP-alcohol phosphatidyltransferase family protein yields MASIYALKSRFQALLRPLVRRLHAWGVTANQVTVLAALASLVVAALVSRAAGAQPLWFALLPAWMFVRMALNAVDGMLAREFGQQSRPGAYLNELGDVVADGALYLSLLAIPGLPAWLPWLFAWLAALTEYAGVLGLMVGAQRRYDGPMGKSDRAFVVGVVDLLLACGVPAGAWTGGVLAVACALCVATVVNRVRAGLRQAQDAA; encoded by the coding sequence GTGGCGTCGATCTATGCGTTGAAGAGCCGCTTCCAGGCGCTGCTGCGGCCGCTGGTGCGGCGCCTGCATGCGTGGGGCGTGACCGCGAACCAGGTGACGGTACTGGCCGCGCTGGCGTCGCTGGTGGTGGCCGCGCTGGTCTCGCGCGCAGCGGGCGCGCAGCCGCTGTGGTTCGCGCTGCTGCCGGCGTGGATGTTCGTGCGCATGGCGCTCAATGCCGTCGACGGCATGCTGGCGCGCGAATTCGGCCAGCAGTCGCGGCCGGGCGCGTACCTCAACGAACTGGGCGATGTCGTCGCCGACGGCGCCCTGTACCTGTCGCTGCTGGCGATTCCCGGCCTGCCGGCCTGGCTGCCGTGGCTGTTCGCCTGGCTGGCGGCGTTGACCGAATACGCCGGCGTGCTCGGCCTGATGGTCGGCGCGCAGCGCCGCTACGACGGGCCGATGGGCAAGAGCGATCGCGCCTTCGTGGTCGGCGTCGTCGACCTGTTGCTGGCGTGCGGCGTACCGGCCGGGGCCTGGACCGGCGGCGTGCTCGCCGTGGCCTGCGCGCTGTGCGTGGCGACGGTGGTGAACCGGGTGCGCGCCGGCCTGCGCCAGGCGCAGGACGCGGCGTGA
- the purD gene encoding phosphoribosylamine--glycine ligase — MKVLVIGSGGREHALAWKLAQSARVSEVLVAPGNAGTATEARCRNVAVNATDIDGLLALAKSEGVAVTVVGPEGPLVAGVVDRFRGEGLRIFGPSAQAAQLEGSKAYAKDFLARHGIPTAHYAVHTHMDEALEYVREKGAPIVIKADGLAAGKGVIVAMSLAEAEAAITDMLGGYAFGAAGARVVIEEFLDGEEASFISMVDGTTALPMATSQDHKRVGDGDTGPNTGGMGAYSPAPVVTPEVHARVMREVVNPTVQGMAKDGVPFTGFLYAGLMIDKSGAPKVIEFNVRFGDPETQPVMLRLDSDLLDLVDAAIDARLHEAQATWSPRPSLGVVMAAEHYPGTPRTGDVINTIDAPELDDTKVFHAGTKVEGEHVVTSGGRVLCVCALGDSVADAQRRAYEAVAGISWHGEFHRHDIGWRAIEREKTTA; from the coding sequence ATGAAAGTCCTCGTCATCGGTTCCGGCGGTCGCGAACACGCCCTGGCCTGGAAACTCGCGCAGTCCGCGCGCGTCTCCGAGGTGCTGGTCGCCCCCGGCAATGCCGGCACCGCGACCGAAGCCCGTTGCCGCAACGTCGCCGTCAACGCCACCGACATCGATGGCCTGCTCGCACTGGCGAAGAGCGAAGGCGTCGCCGTCACCGTGGTCGGCCCGGAAGGCCCGCTGGTCGCCGGCGTCGTCGATCGTTTCCGCGGCGAGGGCCTGCGCATCTTCGGGCCCAGCGCCCAGGCCGCGCAGCTGGAAGGCAGCAAGGCCTACGCCAAGGATTTCCTCGCCCGCCACGGCATTCCCACCGCGCACTACGCGGTGCACACGCACATGGACGAGGCGCTGGAATATGTGCGCGAGAAGGGGGCCCCGATCGTGATCAAGGCCGACGGCCTCGCCGCCGGCAAGGGCGTGATCGTGGCGATGAGCCTGGCCGAGGCCGAAGCCGCGATCACCGACATGCTCGGCGGTTACGCCTTCGGCGCCGCCGGTGCACGCGTGGTGATCGAGGAATTCCTCGACGGCGAGGAAGCCAGCTTCATCTCCATGGTCGACGGCACCACCGCGTTGCCGATGGCGACCAGCCAGGACCACAAGCGCGTCGGCGACGGCGACACCGGCCCCAACACCGGCGGCATGGGCGCGTACTCGCCGGCGCCGGTGGTCACCCCCGAGGTGCACGCACGGGTGATGCGCGAAGTGGTGAATCCGACCGTGCAGGGCATGGCCAAGGACGGCGTGCCGTTCACCGGCTTCCTCTACGCCGGGTTGATGATCGACAAGTCCGGCGCGCCCAAGGTGATCGAATTCAACGTGCGCTTCGGCGATCCGGAAACGCAGCCGGTGATGCTGCGCCTGGACAGCGACCTGCTCGACCTGGTCGACGCGGCGATCGACGCACGCCTGCACGAGGCGCAGGCGACGTGGAGCCCGCGCCCCAGCCTCGGCGTGGTGATGGCCGCCGAGCACTACCCGGGCACGCCGCGCACCGGCGACGTGATCAACACCATCGACGCGCCGGAACTCGACGACACCAAGGTCTTCCACGCCGGCACCAAGGTCGAGGGCGAGCACGTGGTGACCTCGGGCGGCCGCGTGCTGTGCGTGTGCGCGCTCGGCGACAGCGTCGCCGATGCGCAGCGCCGCGCGTATGAAGCCGTCGCCGGAATCTCCTGGCACGGCGAGTTCCATCGCCACGACATCGGCTGGCGGGCGATCGAGCGGGAAAAGACCACCGCCTGA
- the fis gene encoding DNA-binding transcriptional regulator Fis, translating to MNAAADHRSKPRPPLRDHVATSIRRYLGDLNGSGTENLYEIALRELEIPLFIEVLSHCDGNQSRAAAMLGIHRATLRKKLREYGLEQ from the coding sequence TTGAACGCCGCTGCAGATCACCGCTCCAAACCGCGCCCTCCCCTCCGCGACCACGTCGCCACTTCGATCCGCCGCTACCTCGGCGACTTGAACGGCAGCGGCACCGAGAACCTGTACGAGATCGCGCTGCGCGAACTCGAGATTCCGTTGTTCATCGAAGTGCTGTCGCATTGCGACGGCAACCAGAGCCGCGCCGCCGCGATGCTGGGCATCCACCGCGCCACGCTGCGCAAGAAGCTGCGCGAATACGGGCTGGAGCAGTAA
- a CDS encoding lysophospholipid acyltransferase family protein: protein MLEGLIARAISFAIRALTGARGLWRGCAPAEGLRVYYGNHASHGDFVLIWSALPLALRRNVRPVAGADYWNRDALRRYVIRAVFNGVLVERGPAATAAGDCDAAAKARAQDAIATLCEAVDGGASLIVFPEGTRNPGDGLLPFKSGIYHLACRRPELEFVPVWLDNLARVMPKGRVLPLPLLCTATFGEPLRLHAGEDKAAFVARARDALLALAPPEFIAEAAAKDAAA, encoded by the coding sequence ATGCTGGAAGGACTGATCGCCCGCGCCATCAGCTTCGCCATCCGCGCGCTCACCGGCGCGCGCGGGCTGTGGCGCGGCTGCGCGCCTGCGGAAGGGCTGCGCGTGTACTACGGCAACCACGCCAGCCACGGCGACTTCGTGCTGATCTGGTCGGCCTTGCCGCTGGCGCTGCGGCGCAACGTGCGGCCGGTGGCGGGCGCGGACTACTGGAACCGCGATGCGTTGCGGCGCTACGTGATCCGCGCGGTGTTCAATGGCGTGCTGGTCGAGCGCGGGCCCGCAGCGACAGCGGCCGGGGACTGCGACGCCGCCGCGAAGGCGCGCGCGCAGGACGCGATCGCGACCCTGTGCGAAGCCGTCGACGGCGGCGCCTCGCTGATCGTGTTCCCGGAAGGCACGCGCAATCCCGGCGACGGCCTGCTGCCGTTCAAGAGCGGCATCTACCACCTGGCATGCCGGCGGCCGGAACTGGAATTCGTCCCGGTGTGGCTCGACAACCTCGCCCGGGTGATGCCCAAGGGCCGGGTGCTGCCGTTGCCGCTGTTGTGCACGGCGACCTTCGGCGAGCCGCTGCGCCTGCACGCCGGCGAGGACAAGGCCGCGTTCGTTGCCCGCGCGCGCGACGCGCTGCTCGCGCTGGCGCCGCCGGAATTCATTGCCGAAGCCGCCGCCAAGGACGCCGCCGCATGA
- a CDS encoding phosphatidate cytidylyltransferase: MIDSASITHSGFTGSRMQWLFLGIAGVLLLATLVAEFLRWRLHGNQRAGLDLERSRGVIDNLVARIRAWWLMAALVGAAFALGRVGVIVFFALVSLFALREFITLTPTRRGDYWALVAAFYVVLPWQYWLVYTGWYGLATLLIPVYAFLFLPILATSGGDTTRYLERAAKVQWGLMICVYCISHVPALLNLKIPGFEGGNLLLIAFLVIVVQSSDVLQYVWGKLAGKRLVAPKLSPSKTLEGFVGGVLSATALGAALWWITPFTPLQAAGMALVVNLMGFYGGLVMSAIKRDRGIKDWGHMIEGHGGMLDRLDSVCFAAPVFFHFTRYWFAVPG, translated from the coding sequence ATGATCGACTCCGCTTCCATTACGCATTCCGGCTTCACCGGCTCGCGCATGCAGTGGCTGTTCCTCGGCATCGCCGGCGTGCTGCTGCTGGCGACGCTGGTGGCCGAATTCCTGCGCTGGCGCCTGCATGGCAACCAACGTGCTGGTCTCGACCTCGAGAGGTCGAGAGGCGTCATCGACAACCTGGTCGCGCGCATCCGCGCGTGGTGGCTGATGGCGGCGCTGGTCGGCGCGGCTTTCGCGCTGGGGCGCGTGGGCGTGATCGTGTTCTTCGCGCTGGTGTCGCTGTTCGCGCTGCGCGAGTTCATCACCCTGACGCCGACGCGGCGCGGCGACTACTGGGCGCTGGTCGCGGCGTTCTACGTGGTGCTGCCGTGGCAGTACTGGCTGGTCTACACCGGCTGGTATGGGCTTGCGACGCTGCTGATCCCGGTGTACGCGTTCCTGTTCCTGCCGATCCTCGCCACCTCCGGCGGCGACACCACGCGCTACCTGGAGCGCGCGGCGAAGGTGCAGTGGGGCCTGATGATCTGCGTGTACTGCATCTCGCACGTGCCGGCGCTGCTGAACCTCAAGATCCCCGGCTTCGAGGGCGGCAACCTGCTGCTGATCGCGTTCCTGGTGATCGTGGTGCAGTCCTCCGACGTGCTGCAGTACGTGTGGGGCAAGCTCGCCGGCAAGCGCCTGGTCGCGCCGAAGCTGTCGCCGTCGAAGACGCTGGAGGGTTTCGTCGGCGGCGTGCTGTCGGCGACCGCGCTCGGCGCGGCGCTGTGGTGGATCACGCCGTTCACGCCGCTGCAGGCCGCGGGCATGGCGCTGGTGGTGAACCTGATGGGTTTCTACGGCGGCCTGGTGATGTCGGCGATCAAGCGCGATCGTGGCATCAAGGACTGGGGGCACATGATCGAGGGCCACGGCGGCATGCTCGACCGGCTGGATTCGGTGTGTTTCGCCGCGCCGGTGTTCTTCCACTTCACCCGCTACTGGTTTGCGGTGCCGGGATAG
- a CDS encoding DUF3426 domain-containing protein — translation MFVACPHCGFLVAAHGGTTLRCPRCGSPIDPKQAQPLPPAATAEPEAVAQADVAVETGTGTASEPAPEPAAVAVEKPRRKRGTHAPSFARLHAPAVVRATHWRSWLVVAGLALLLLVQVVLAQRDVLAADARWRPLVGSACTLLRCTIPAWREPAAFTMLQRSVQPKPGERGVLHVSASFRNDARWEQPWPTVMLTLSDMDGRQVGQRAFTPSDYLAQDRDGRIAPGQSATIQLDVVEPARQVVAFTFDFM, via the coding sequence ATGTTCGTCGCCTGCCCGCATTGTGGATTCCTGGTCGCCGCGCACGGCGGCACGACGCTGCGCTGTCCGCGCTGCGGCAGTCCGATCGATCCCAAGCAGGCGCAGCCGCTGCCGCCGGCCGCGACCGCGGAACCGGAAGCGGTCGCACAAGCCGACGTAGCAGTCGAAACCGGCACCGGCACCGCTTCCGAACCCGCGCCCGAACCCGCCGCCGTGGCGGTGGAAAAACCGCGCCGCAAACGCGGTACGCACGCGCCCAGCTTCGCGCGCCTGCACGCGCCCGCCGTCGTACGCGCCACGCACTGGCGCAGCTGGTTGGTGGTGGCAGGCCTGGCGCTGCTGCTGCTCGTGCAGGTCGTGCTCGCACAACGCGACGTGCTGGCCGCGGACGCTCGCTGGCGTCCGCTGGTCGGCAGCGCCTGCACGCTGCTGCGCTGCACGATCCCGGCGTGGCGCGAACCGGCCGCCTTCACCATGCTCCAGCGCAGCGTGCAGCCCAAACCGGGCGAACGTGGCGTGTTGCATGTCAGCGCGAGCTTCCGCAACGACGCGCGTTGGGAGCAACCCTGGCCGACGGTCATGCTCACGCTGTCCGACATGGACGGCCGCCAGGTCGGCCAGCGCGCCTTTACGCCGTCCGATTACCTCGCCCAGGACCGCGACGGCCGCATCGCGCCCGGGCAGAGCGCCACCATCCAGCTCGATGTCGTCGAACCCGCGCGGCAGGTGGTCGCGTTTACTTTCGACTTCATGTAA
- the prmA gene encoding 50S ribosomal protein L11 methyltransferase — MPFLELSLPCSEAQQPRYERALEDLGALAVTLADAHADAPDEQAIFEPGVGEQPLWGELVLTALFPEDTDALVLLAALESFDDALDWTQARFRKVEDQDWERAWMDQYVPLRFGARTWIVPWNSELPDDAQASDAAIVRLDPGLAFGSGTHPTTALCLQWLDGLAAANALQGQRVLDFGCGSGILALAALKLGAAHAVGVDNDPQALIATHDNAERNEVADRLDVHLPADEPVATYPVVVANILASALVALADTLTARVAPGGVLAMSGILAGQEAEVIARYAADFEDLCAEQLEDWMRVTGTRRRG; from the coding sequence ATGCCCTTCCTCGAACTCTCCCTGCCCTGCTCCGAAGCCCAGCAGCCGCGCTACGAGCGCGCGCTGGAAGACCTAGGCGCGCTCGCGGTCACGCTGGCCGACGCCCATGCCGATGCCCCCGACGAGCAGGCCATCTTCGAACCCGGGGTGGGCGAGCAGCCGCTGTGGGGCGAGCTGGTGTTGACCGCGCTGTTCCCGGAGGACACCGACGCATTGGTGCTGCTCGCGGCGCTGGAATCGTTCGACGACGCACTCGACTGGACACAGGCGCGCTTCCGCAAGGTCGAGGACCAGGACTGGGAACGTGCGTGGATGGACCAGTACGTGCCGCTGCGCTTCGGCGCGCGCACCTGGATCGTGCCGTGGAACAGCGAACTGCCGGACGACGCGCAGGCCAGTGATGCCGCGATCGTGCGCCTGGATCCGGGCCTCGCCTTCGGTTCGGGCACGCATCCGACCACCGCGCTGTGCCTGCAATGGCTGGACGGATTGGCGGCGGCCAACGCGCTGCAGGGACAGCGCGTGCTCGATTTCGGCTGCGGCAGCGGCATCCTCGCACTGGCCGCGCTCAAGCTCGGCGCCGCGCACGCGGTCGGCGTCGACAACGATCCGCAGGCGCTGATCGCCACCCACGACAACGCCGAACGCAACGAAGTCGCCGACCGCCTGGACGTGCACCTGCCCGCCGACGAACCCGTCGCGACCTATCCGGTCGTGGTCGCCAACATCCTCGCCTCGGCGCTGGTCGCGCTCGCCGATACGCTGACCGCGCGCGTCGCGCCCGGTGGCGTCCTCGCCATGTCCGGCATCCTCGCCGGACAGGAAGCGGAAGTGATCGCGCGCTACGCCGCCGACTTCGAGGACCTGTGCGCGGAACAGCTCGAGGACTGGATGCGCGTCACGGGCACGCGCCGCCGCGGCTGA
- a CDS encoding DUF2752 domain-containing protein produces the protein MPALSRPAMAATAAVAACVLLGGIWLLRAFDPNTAGSFFPSCLFHDITGWYCPGCGITRALHALVHFDLWRAVAMNALVVLSLPLLALMALQGAMQRRWLPSAVQRTVFDGRWWIGALLVFGIARNLPGLEWLAPGGLL, from the coding sequence TTGCCAGCACTGTCCCGCCCCGCGATGGCCGCCACTGCGGCCGTCGCAGCGTGCGTGCTGCTGGGCGGCATCTGGCTGCTGCGCGCGTTCGATCCCAACACGGCGGGAAGCTTCTTCCCGTCGTGCCTGTTCCACGACATCACCGGCTGGTATTGCCCCGGCTGTGGCATCACCCGCGCACTGCACGCGCTGGTGCATTTCGATCTGTGGCGCGCGGTGGCGATGAACGCGCTGGTGGTATTGAGCTTGCCGCTGCTGGCATTGATGGCGCTGCAGGGCGCGATGCAGCGGCGCTGGTTGCCGTCGGCGGTGCAGCGCACCGTGTTCGACGGGCGCTGGTGGATCGGCGCGCTGCTGGTGTTCGGTATCGCGCGCAATCTGCCCGGCCTGGAGTGGCTGGCGCCGGGCGGGCTGTTGTAG
- a CDS encoding CD225/dispanin family protein: MSTPPSFPPEQAQSYGPIPNYLVWAILITIASLCLCCIVGTIPGVVAIVFAAQVNSKLSSGDRAGAENASKQAKLWCQITTGLCILGLLINIGMRIAGYDGAQYWKNWAEQMEQQR; this comes from the coding sequence ATGAGCACACCGCCGTCATTTCCGCCGGAGCAGGCGCAGTCGTACGGGCCGATTCCGAACTACCTGGTCTGGGCGATCCTGATCACGATCGCATCGCTGTGCCTGTGCTGCATCGTCGGCACGATCCCGGGCGTGGTGGCGATCGTGTTCGCGGCGCAGGTCAACAGCAAGCTGTCGTCGGGCGATCGCGCCGGCGCCGAGAACGCCTCCAAGCAGGCCAAGCTGTGGTGCCAGATCACCACCGGCCTGTGCATCCTGGGCCTGCTGATCAACATCGGCATGCGCATCGCCGGCTACGACGGCGCGCAGTACTGGAAGAACTGGGCCGAGCAGATGGAACAGCAGCGCTGA
- a CDS encoding MFS transporter, with product MDAGTPQRNHHSQFDLLRQRRFLPYFVVQLLGAFNDNVFRQAIIGLLGYLAIPTEQKALYTQLAPAIFILPYFLFSATAGQVAEKLEKSKLIRITTAMEIAIMSVAAVGFVLQDMRVLLATLFLTGVQSTLFGPVKYSILPSVLKPEELTGGNGLVEMGTSVSILLGMIFGGLIFAVAGALGPWAAGFAVIALAITGNLVSRAIPAVDAGAPDLKIQWNPLPESLRIWRLTRQQPAVRNSVLGVSWFWFFGTVLTGNLPVYAETVLGGTPTLYVFALALFSVGVGVGSLLCEKLSGRTVEIGLVPLGALGMSGFLIDLYFARPLASSAAGLDVAGFLQQPGAWRVAADLTGIGLFAGFFVVPLFALIQSRTSRNTLSRVIAGMNIQNALFIVLAAGAGIAAQSLLKWTIPQLFLALAIANALVALWIFTIVPEFAMRFVSWLLVRTLYRLKLHGVERHVPDEGAALIVCNHVSYMDALILSACIPRPVRFVMYYKIFRIPVMSWIFRTAKAIPIAGAREDPEVMQRAFDEIDAALAAGELVGIFPEGALTKDGDIAAFKSGVEKILERRPVPVVPMALRGMWASMWSRRDSRLGRMRVPRRFRARVEVAADAAMDPFQAPAEVLEAKVRVLRGDAA from the coding sequence ATGGACGCAGGCACGCCGCAGCGCAACCACCATTCGCAGTTCGACCTGCTGCGGCAACGACGCTTCCTGCCGTACTTCGTGGTGCAGCTGCTGGGCGCGTTCAACGACAACGTGTTCCGCCAGGCGATCATCGGCCTGCTCGGCTACCTGGCCATCCCCACCGAGCAGAAGGCGCTGTACACGCAGCTGGCGCCGGCGATCTTCATCCTGCCCTACTTCCTGTTCTCGGCCACCGCCGGGCAGGTCGCGGAGAAGCTGGAGAAGTCGAAGCTGATCCGCATCACCACGGCGATGGAGATCGCGATCATGTCGGTCGCCGCGGTCGGCTTCGTGCTGCAGGACATGCGGGTGCTGCTGGCGACGCTGTTCCTCACCGGCGTGCAGTCGACGCTGTTCGGACCGGTGAAGTATTCGATCCTGCCCTCGGTGCTGAAGCCGGAGGAACTCACCGGCGGCAACGGCCTGGTGGAAATGGGCACGTCGGTGTCGATCCTGCTCGGCATGATCTTCGGCGGGTTGATCTTCGCGGTGGCCGGCGCGCTGGGACCGTGGGCCGCGGGCTTTGCCGTGATCGCGCTGGCGATCACCGGCAACCTGGTGAGCCGCGCGATCCCGGCGGTGGACGCGGGCGCCCCGGACCTGAAGATCCAGTGGAATCCGCTACCCGAATCGCTGCGCATCTGGCGCCTCACCCGCCAGCAGCCGGCGGTGCGCAACTCGGTGCTGGGCGTGTCGTGGTTCTGGTTCTTCGGCACGGTGCTCACCGGCAACCTGCCGGTGTACGCGGAAACGGTGCTGGGCGGCACGCCGACGCTGTACGTGTTCGCGCTGGCGCTGTTCTCGGTCGGCGTGGGCGTGGGCTCGCTGCTGTGCGAGAAGCTGTCCGGGCGCACGGTCGAGATCGGGCTGGTGCCGCTGGGCGCACTGGGCATGAGCGGCTTCCTGATCGACCTGTACTTCGCGCGGCCCCTGGCATCGAGCGCCGCTGGCCTGGACGTGGCCGGCTTCCTGCAGCAACCCGGCGCCTGGCGCGTGGCGGCGGACCTGACCGGCATCGGCCTGTTCGCCGGCTTCTTCGTGGTGCCGCTGTTCGCACTGATCCAGAGCCGCACGTCGCGCAACACGCTCTCGCGCGTGATCGCGGGCATGAACATCCAGAACGCGTTGTTCATCGTGCTGGCGGCGGGCGCGGGCATCGCCGCGCAGTCGTTGTTGAAATGGACGATCCCGCAGCTGTTCCTGGCGCTGGCGATCGCCAATGCGCTGGTGGCGCTGTGGATCTTCACCATCGTGCCCGAGTTCGCCATGCGCTTCGTCAGCTGGCTGCTGGTGCGCACGCTGTACCGGCTGAAACTGCACGGGGTGGAGAGGCACGTGCCCGACGAAGGCGCGGCGCTGATCGTGTGCAACCACGTCAGCTACATGGACGCGCTGATCCTGTCGGCGTGCATCCCGCGGCCGGTGCGTTTCGTCATGTACTACAAGATCTTCCGCATCCCGGTGATGAGCTGGATCTTCCGCACCGCAAAAGCCATACCGATCGCGGGCGCGCGCGAGGATCCCGAGGTGATGCAGCGCGCGTTCGACGAGATCGACGCGGCGCTGGCCGCGGGCGAACTGGTCGGCATCTTCCCGGAAGGCGCGTTGACCAAGGACGGGGATATCGCGGCGTTCAAGTCCGGCGTGGAGAAGATCCTCGAACGCCGGCCCGTGCCGGTGGTGCCGATGGCACTCCGCGGGATGTGGGCGAGCATGTGGAGCCGGCGCGATTCGCGGCTGGGGCGCATGCGCGTGCCGCGCCGCTTCCGTGCACGCGTGGAGGTGGCGGCGGACGCGGCGATGGATCCCTTCCAGGCGCCGGCGGAAGTGCTGGAGGCGAAGGTGCGCGTGTTGCGCGGGGATGCGGCGTAA